A genomic window from Lotus japonicus ecotype B-129 chromosome 1, LjGifu_v1.2 includes:
- the LOC130736121 gene encoding uncharacterized protein LOC130736121 — MPPRQDPTNAQLAQAMAQLAQVVAQQVAVTTAQTAAQAQREAEENNRRAEEEARRAQRAERELAQDQIRMRTDFNRHAPPKFQGEAEPEKADLWVQEMEKIFEALHTPDAEKVNLATFMLKGDAEYWWRSARQLMMANHEVITWESFRKAFMDKYFPETAREEMENRFLSLRQGPTSVGEYVARLEALSKHFRFFQNQVDEAYLCNRFMRGLRNEIEKVVRPLGIRVYQQLVEKAREVEAMENRQRGCPEYGGSVRPGQNQPGRFNGQRPVGKFDKGKAPMRKPYQRPAAQVPNVVRGAAPVSKEDVTCYKCNEKGHHANECGKEIVCWRCRKPGHVERNCPSAAKAEPVLNTARGRRPSAPGRVFAISGEQAAVTDDLIQGTCLIAGTSLMVLFDSGATHSFIAEDCVKRLGLLTADLPFDLVVTTPAADRLVTRTACLQCPLVYEDRKFFANLVCLGLKELDVILGMDWLAQYHVLLDCANKAVVFPDPGVTDYLNSYNLGKGSPAYVNSIVAEAKHDGDVRNILVVQEYVDVFPEDVPGLPPVRETKFSIDIVPGTGPISMAPYRMAPAELVELAKQLDDLSSKGFIRPSVSPWGAPVLLVKKKDGKSRLCVDYRQLNKVTVKNRYPMPRIDDLMDQLRGAVIFSKVDLKSGYHQIRVKESDIQKTAFRTRYGHYEYLVMPFGVTNAPAVFMDYMNRVFRPFLVKFVVVFIDDILIYSKSKEEHEEHLRQVLGVLREKELYANGSKCEF; from the coding sequence ATGCCTCCAAGACAGGACCCCACTAACGCTCAGTTGGCCCAGGCTATGGCCCAGCTGGCGCAGGTCGTCGCCCAGCAAGTCGCCGTTACTACTGCCCAGACTGCAGCCCAGGCTCAGCGAGAGGCAGAAGAGAATAATAGGAGAGCAGAGGAGGAAGCTCGAAGAGCTCAGCGAGCCGAGAGGGAATTGGCTCAAGATCAGATTCGCATGAGAACAGACTTCAACCGGCACGCACCGCCCAAGTTCCAAGGAGAAGCTGAACCCGAAAAGGCTGATCTATGGGTTCAGGAGATGGAGAAGATCTTTGAGGCACTCCATACCCCGGATGCCGAGAAGGTCAACTTGGCCACTTTTATGCTGAagggtgatgctgagtattggtggcgtagTGCCAGACAGCTGATGATGGCCAACCATGAGGTCATCACTTGGGAGTCTTTCAGAAAGGCGTTCATGGATAAGTACTTCCCGGAAACAGCAAGGGAAGAAATGGAGAACAGGTTCCTCAGCTTGAGGCAAGGACCTACCTCTGTGGGAGAGTATGTTGCACGTTTGGAAGCCCTATccaaacactttcgattcttccagaaccaggTAGATGAGGCTTACCTATGCAACAGGTTCATGCGAGGGTTGAGGAATGAGATTGAGAAGGTTGTGAGGCCTTTGGGAATCAGGGTCTACCAACAGCTAGTGGAGAAGGCCCGTGAAGTCGAGGCTATGGAAAACAGGCAGAGAGGCTGCCCAGAGTACGGAGGATCAGTACGCCCGGGACAGAATCAACCGGGAAGATTCAATGGACAGAGACCAGTGGGGAAGTTCGATAAGGGCAAGGCGCCAATGAGAAAGCCTTACCAGCGCCCAGCTGCCCAAGTGCCAAATGTTGTGAGGGGAGCAGCCCCTGTTTCAAAGGAAGATGTGACCTGCTACAAGTGCAATGAGAAAGGACACCATGCTAATGAATGTGGCAAGGAGATTGTATGCTGGAGATGCCGAAAACCAGGACATGTGGAGAGAAATTGCCCGAGTGCTGCTAAAGCTGAGCCAGTGCTGAATACCGCCAGAGGGAGACGACCATCTGCTCCAGGTCGTGTCTTTGCTATTTCTGGCGAACAGGCCGCTGTTACTGATGACCTTATCCAGGGTACGTGCCTTATTGCTGGGACATCACTAATGGTTTTATTTGATTCGGGTGCCACGCACTCATTCATTGCTGAGGACTGTGTGAAGAGGTTAGGGTTACTGACTGCTGACCTACCCTTCGATCTAGTGGTGACAACCCCTGCCGCCGATCGACTAGTTACACGCACGGCATGCTTGCAATGTCCGTTGGTttacgaggatcggaagttcttTGCGAACCTCGTCTGTTTAGGGCTCAAAGAACTGGATGTGATcttgggaatggattggttagcGCAATATCACGTGCTCTTAGATTGTGCTAACAAGGCGGTAGTATTCCCAGATCCCGGTGTTACGGATTACTTAAACTCGTACAACTTGGGGAAGGGTTCACCGGCGTATGTGAACTCTATCGTTGCCGAAGCGAAACATGATGGTGATGTGCGCAATATCTTGGTGGTACAGGAGTATGTCGATGTGTTTCCCGAAGATGTACCCGGTTTGCCACCAGTCAGAGAGACGAAGTTCTCTATTGACATTGTGCCCGGTACTGGACCAATATCGATGGCACCTTATCGTATGGCCCCAGCGGAGTTGGTAGAGTTGGCAAAGCAGTTGGATGATCTCTCctcaaagggattcattcgacctagCGTATCGCCATGGGGTGCACCTGtgctattggtaaagaagaaggatgggaagtccagattgtgtgtggattaccggcagctgaataaggtgacagtgaagaaccgttatccgatgcctcggatagacgacttgatggatcaacttagaggagcggtgatcttcTCGAAGGTAGACCTTAAGTCgggataccatcagatccgagtcaaggaatcggacatccagaagaccgcattcaggacccgatacgggcattatgaatatcttgtgatgccgtttggggttactaatgcacccgcagtgtttatggactacatgaacagagtgttcaggccattcctggtCAAGTTCGTGGTCGTGttcattgatgatattttgatttactcgaagagtaaggaagaacacgaagaacatttgcgtcaagtgctaggagtattgcgggagaaggagctatatgctaacggctcgaagtgtgaattc
- the LOC130736129 gene encoding uncharacterized protein LOC130736129: MVLTSQSSVHILELKLLNEKEDRAWMADTSGIRRIYVGGAELTSYDVYGGVMEVQRVHGGTIPCGSISSRMPPRQDPTNAQLAQAMAQLAQVVAQQVAVTTAQTAAQAQREAEENNRRAEEEARRAQRAERELAQDQIRMRTDFNRHAPPKFQGEAEPEKADLWVQEMEKIFEALHTPDAEKVNLATFMLKGDAEYWWRSARQLMMANHEVITWESFRKAFMDKYFPETAREEMENRFLSLRQGPTSVGEYVARLEALSKHFRFFQNQVDEAYLCNRFMRGLRNEIEKVVRPLGIRVYQQLVEKAREVEAMENRQRGCPEYGGSVRPGQNQPGRFNGQRPVGKFDKGKAPMRKPYQRPAAQVPNVVRGAAPVSKEDVTCYKCNEKGHHANECGKEIVCWRCRKPGHVERNCPSAAKAEPVLNTARGRRPSAPGRVFAISGEQAAVTDDLIQGTCLIAGTSLMVLFDSGAMHSFIAEDCVKRLGLLTADLPFDLVVTTPAADRLVTRTACLQCPLVYEDRKFFANLVCLGLKELDVILGMDWLAQYHVLLDCANKAVVFPDPGITDYLNSYNLGKGSPAYVNSIVAEAKHDGDVRNILVVQEYVDVFPEDVPGLPPVRETKFSIDIVPGTGPISMAPYRMAPAELVELAKQLDDLSSKGFIRPSVSPWGAPVLLSVQAIPGQVRGRVH, translated from the exons ATGGTGCTGACTTCACAGTCGTCAGTCCACATTCTGGAGCTGAAACTCCTCAATGAGAAGGAAGACCGAGCCTGGATGGCCGACACGTCCGGGATTCGGAGGATTTATGTCGGCGGCGCGGAGTTGACGAGTTATGACGTGTATGGAGGGGTGATGGAGGTCCAGCGCGTACATGGAGGAACCATTC CTTGTGGTTCTATTTCAAGCAGGATGCCTCCAAGACAGGACCCCACTAACGCTCAGTTGGCCCAGGCTATGGCCCAGCTGGCGCAGGTCGTCGCCCAGCAAGTCGCCGTTACTACTGCCCAGACTGCAGCCCAGGCTCAGCGAGAGGCAGAAGAGAATAATAGGAGAGCAGAGGAGGAAGCTCGAAGAGCTCAGCGAGCCGAGAGGGAATTGGCTCAAGATCAGATTCGCATGAGAACAGACTTCAACCGGCACGCACCGCCCAAGTTCCAAGGAGAAGCTGAACCCGAAAAGGCTGATCTATGGGTTCAGGAGATGGAGAAGATCTTTGAGGCACTCCATACCCCGGATGCCGAGAAGGTCAACTTGGCCACTTTTATGCTGAagggtgatgctgagtattggtggcgtagTGCCAGACAGCTGATGATGGCCAACCATGAGGTCATCACTTGGGAGTCTTTCAGAAAGGCGTTCATGGATAAGTACTTCCCGGAAACAGCAAGGGAAGAAATGGAGAACAGGTTCCTCAGCTTGAGGCAAGGACCTACCTCTGTGGGAGAGTATGTTGCACGTTTGGAAGCCCTATccaaacactttcgattcttccagaaccaggTAGATGAGGCTTACCTATGCAACAGGTTCATGCGAGGGTTGAGGAATGAGATTGAGAAGGTTGTGAGGCCTTTGGGAATCAGGGTCTACCAACAGCTAGTGGAGAAGGCCCGTGAAGTCGAGGCTATGGAAAACAGGCAGAGAGGCTGCCCAGAGTACGGAGGATCAGTACGCCCGGGACAGAATCAACCGGGAAGATTCAATGGACAGAGACCAGTGGGGAAGTTCGATAAGGGCAAGGCGCCAATGAGAAAGCCTTACCAGCGCCCAGCTGCCCAAGTGCCAAATGTTGTGAGGGGAGCAGCCCCTGTTTCAAAGGAAGATGTGACCTGCTACAAGTGCAATGAGAAAGGACACCATGCTAATGAATGTGGCAAGGAGATTGTATGCTGGAGATGCCGAAAACCAGGACATGTGGAGAGAAATTGCCCGAGTGCTGCTAAAGCTGAGCCAGTGCTGAATACCGCCAGAGGGAGACGACCATCTGCTCCAGGTCGTGTCTTTGCTATTTCTGGCGAACAGGCCGCTGTTACTGATGACCTTATCCAGGGTACGTGCCTTATTGCTGGGACATCACTAATGGTTTTATTTGATTCGGGTGCCATGCACTCATTCATTGCTGAGGACTGTGTGAAGAGGTTAGGGTTACTGACTGCTGACCTACCCTTCGATCTAGTGGTGACAACCCCTGCCGCCGATCGACTAGTTACACGCACGGCATGCTTGCAATGTCCGTTGGTttacgaggatcggaagttcttTGCGAACCTCGTCTGTTTAGGGCTCAAAGAACTGGATGTGATcttgggaatggattggttagcGCAATATCACGTGCTCTTAGATTGTGCTAACAAGGCGGTAGTATTCCCAGATCCCGGTATTACGGATTACTTAAACTCGTACAACTTGGGGAAGGGTTCACCGGCGTATGTGAACTCTATCGTTGCCGAAGCGAAACATGATGGTGATGTGCGCAATATCTTGGTGGTACAGGAGTATGTCGATGTGTTTCCCGAAGATGTACCCGGTTTGCCACCAGTCAGAGAGACGAAGTTCTCTATTGACATTGTGCCCGGTACTGGACCAATATCGATGGCACCTTATCGTATGGCCCCAGCGGAGTTGGTAGAGTTGGCAAAGCAGTTGGATGATCTCTCctcaaagggattcattcgacctagCGTATCGCCATGGGGTGCACCTGtgctattg agtgttcaggccattcctggtCAAGTTCGTGGTCGTGttcattga